A section of the Piliocolobus tephrosceles isolate RC106 chromosome 14, ASM277652v3, whole genome shotgun sequence genome encodes:
- the EXOSC3 gene encoding exosome complex component RRP40 isoform X1, with protein MAGPVSVAAEYLAGSRARAARTVLGQVVLPGEELLLPEQEDAEGPGGAGERPLSLNAGARSRVRVVCGPGLRRCGDRLLVTKCGRLRHKEPGSGSGGGVYWVDSQQKRYVPVKGDHVIGIVTAKSGDIFKVDVGGSEPASLSYLSFEGATKRNRPNVQVGDLIYGQFVVANKDMEPEMVCIDSCGRANGMGVIGQDGLLFKVTLGLIRKLLAPDCEIIQEVGKLYPLEIVFGMNGRIWVKAKTIQQTLILANILEACEHMTSDQRKQIFSRLAES; from the exons ATGGCCGGACCTGTGTCTGTTGCGGCTGAATATCTCGCCGGCAGCAGGGCGCGCGCTGCACGCACAGTACTAGGTCAGGTGGTGCTCCCGGGTGAGGAGCTGCTCCTGCCGGAGCAGGAGGACGCGGAAGGCCCTGGCGGTGCCGGGGAGCGACCGTTGAGCCTGAATGCTGGAGCGCGCTCGCGGGTGCGCGTTGTATGCGGCCCGGGCTTGCGGCGCTGTGGGGACCGCCTGCTGGTCACCAAGTGCGGCCGCCTCCGTCACAAGGAGCCTGGCAGTGGCAGCGGCGGCGGTGTTTACTGGGTGGACTCTCAGCAGAAGCGG TATGTTCCAGTGAAAGGAGACCATGTGATTGGCATAGTGACAGCTAAATCTGGAGATATATTCAAAGTTGATGTTGGAGGGAGTGAGCCAGCTTCTTTGTCTTACTTGTCATTTGAAGGTGCAACTAAAAGAAACAGACCAAATGTGCAG GTTGGAGATCTCATCTATGGCCAATTTGtggttgctaataaagacatggaaCCAGAGATGGTCTGTATTGACAGCTGTGGACGAGCCAATGGAATGGGTGTCATTGGACAGGATGGTCTGCTTTTTAAAGTGACTCTGGGCTTAATTAGAAA GCTATTAGCTCCAGACTGTGAAATCATACAGGAAGTGGGAAAACTCTATCCACTGGAGATAGTATTTGGAATGAATGGAAGAATATGGGTTAAGGCAAAAACCATCCAGCAGACTTTAATTTTGGCAAACATTTTAGAAGCTTGTGAACACATGACGTCAGATCAAAGAAAACAGATCTTCTCCAGATTGGCAGAAAGTTGA
- the EXOSC3 gene encoding exosome complex component RRP40 isoform X2, translating into MAGPVSVAAEYLAGSRARAARTVLGQVVLPGEELLLPEQEDAEGPGGAGERPLSLNAGARSRVRVVCGPGLRRCGDRLLVTKCGRLRHKEPGSGSGGGVYWVDSQQKRYVPVKGDHVIGIVTAKSGDIFKVDVGGSEPASLSYLSFEGATKRNRPNVQAISSRL; encoded by the exons ATGGCCGGACCTGTGTCTGTTGCGGCTGAATATCTCGCCGGCAGCAGGGCGCGCGCTGCACGCACAGTACTAGGTCAGGTGGTGCTCCCGGGTGAGGAGCTGCTCCTGCCGGAGCAGGAGGACGCGGAAGGCCCTGGCGGTGCCGGGGAGCGACCGTTGAGCCTGAATGCTGGAGCGCGCTCGCGGGTGCGCGTTGTATGCGGCCCGGGCTTGCGGCGCTGTGGGGACCGCCTGCTGGTCACCAAGTGCGGCCGCCTCCGTCACAAGGAGCCTGGCAGTGGCAGCGGCGGCGGTGTTTACTGGGTGGACTCTCAGCAGAAGCGG TATGTTCCAGTGAAAGGAGACCATGTGATTGGCATAGTGACAGCTAAATCTGGAGATATATTCAAAGTTGATGTTGGAGGGAGTGAGCCAGCTTCTTTGTCTTACTTGTCATTTGAAGGTGCAACTAAAAGAAACAGACCAAATGTGCAG GCTATTAGCTCCAGACTGTGA